The window AAAGTTACTTGTGATTATGtcattataaaaaattacacattTTTAGTGTAGGCATGATAAATGATAAGGTTAactaaatagtaaaaaataaggttacaCAACCTTGATTACATCAAGATTttcaccatatatatatatatatatatatgtatgtatactTGACCCCTGATCAAGAGCCACGGATTACAGCCATATCTGAGAAGAAAAAGCCATTCAAACTCTGGAATCTTCTATGGCCTTCACTTTACATCACTTTTCAGGTCGTCATTGGGTGTACAGTGTATTTTCGTATATTTTTTGTTAATATTTTCATGGAAGAGTTCCCCATGTTACTAGCATAGGAGGAATCTAAATACAATACCAATGGTGGTGTACAAAATAGTAATTTTTAATAGGGTCCacaataattaagaaaaaataaataataaaatcccTATGAGAGGATGTACATTAAACAAAAGTGTGGAGatcattttctctattttcatttttgtgggGTCACACTTAGTGTAACCATGCACCGATAAAATGGAGTTGTTACTAAAAATCAGgtagacacttttttttttccttcggtTCAACCTTTGTCTAATATGGTCAAAGCATTTTGAGTAACCGGGATACCAACATACAGTGATTACTGACAAATCCATATTATTTCTTAAATACTTAGCTATCAAAACTTTCTTATCACCCTTTCACATGGCGAAAAACATGACATGCTGATCTATTTCAAGGTGAAGTTATATAAGTTAGGATATTTTCCCTAATGATCAAATATAAGAAAATGcttcattaatatatatatatatatatatataatatttcacTAACAATGTGTTTTTTATTCatttgtaagaaaataaaaatacctaTATGAGAGGGCAAAAAAATGCTTTAGAAGCAGagagatttttcctttatatttatatatacataaCACCTTATATACACATTTTCTTACGtaatttctttcctcattgGAACATATGTTATCACCACGTTTACCCCCGCAAAGGAGGCAAGAGCAAGACTCGTGGTTGCCACGATCTGGTCCCTAtttcgtatttttttttttaaggcattTATTTATCAGAGGGCATAAAAATGCTTTAGCCATAgagagtttttttcttttatatttatatatacacAACACACGTTATATACACACTTTCTTACAcaatttctttcctcattgGAACATACGTTATCACCACGTTTACCCCCACAAAGGAGGCAAGAGCAAGACTCATGGTTGCCACAATTGGgtccctctttcctttttttattttatttattattattttttttttatacatataCTTATGAATCTCACTAAAAAAAGGAGAATTAGAAATATAAAATTTGTGTTTCTTAATGAGGGGTTATTTATTATTGTCTAATTGCGAAAAGGTTCTATGAGTCATTGAGGTAGGATCTACTAGAACCTCTGCGTCAGAGAAGATTCTCTGACCAAGCAGCATGAGGTGCGACAATATCTTATTGTACATAGGAAGGAAGTGAGGTTGATCATTTCTTGTAAAGAGAGATAGAAAAAGAGTATGAGATGCAACGAAACATATCTTATGTAGGAGAACAATAAGGACATTTCatgtaaagaagagagagagagagggtgcaaACGTACACTCCGCTATGGCGCGGCTACCTCAAGAAAACCCTCTCCCTAGTCCCTACACTGTTATtgatcttttctttattttcttcacaTGCTGCTTCTTGGTTTGAAGACTTCGATGTCTTACCCTGTGACTCTCCACTTAGTCTCTCAAAGGTTTTGTAACTACTTAAGAAAAACTCTACTTTGTATGACGTATTATATTATATCCTAAAAGCTATCATATGCCACTatgctttaccaaaaaaaattcatatgccACTATGCATTAATTAGTTTGATATGCGCATTGAAGTATAGTTGGAAATTAGGTTTTTAGACTCGATTCACCTTTCAAAAAACTTGGTGACTTGACCCAGTCAAACCCATTCATCAGGGCGAGTCAAGCTTTTCTTATCTTAAAACTCAATAAACATTGATAAATTAGTAATGAGATCAGAAAAATACAGGAAAACATgacaaaatcagaaaaatacAGGAAATGAATTTGTTGTTCTTCATTGAAAAGTTTtgtagaaatttttttgaagctTTTGTTGTATATGTTATGAATCCATTGTTCATCTAAATTTTTTGTTTGTCTTAAGTGAATACTTGTTCATCaatgaaaagataaaagaaatctTTCTTCTCACCCCCTTGGCCGGGGTTCATTCATGAGGACCAATGTAATTGAGTAAATAGACATGTATCCTGCTTGTAGTAAAGATTTTATACAGGTCTATTTTATACATCATTtagtttaaaaattatttgacaaTCAAATACAAATAATTAATGAAATCACTGGTGAAAATCTGTCGTTTATACAAAAGAATGACATCACAATTCACAAGTGGACCATATAATTTATACCCTCATTGGCACGTATGATGTTGCCACTGTGATTAGCCCCAAAGGGAAGGCAAGAGCAAGACTCATGGTTATCACGGGTGGGTcccattttcttgttttgtgattttcatttttgaggCATAGAGTTATGGGATTTATGAATCTCACAAAAAAGTACTATAATATGGAAATTATTGTTTTTATCTCTGATTGGGAAAATGTTCTATGAGTTGTTGAAGTAGGATACACAAAGCACCTCTGTTTTTAAAGGGGAAGAGTTCTTTGACCAAGTGGCATAAGGCAGAAAAATAGTATTGTACTTAAGAGGGTAGCAAGGTCATTTCAGATGAAGAAAGAGGGTATGAGATGTGATAAATATTATTATCTTCCTTTTACTGTTGTCACTAGTCCATGCTAgtttttattaatatataagaatttggattttattattttattaaaaaaaaaacgagggctttattaaaatattaagaTGTGATTAGTTTGGAGTCCCATTTTCATCATCAATCCACCATAAAAAATTAGATAACTACAGCAATGAATGTGAGGcatatgtttatttatttgcctTTTGGGTGACTTTGTCAACGCAGCCAAATGCTAAGAAAATGGGAGAAGAGGTGAGGGAGGAGGGGACTAATTAAAACTCCATGACACATGGATCATGACTTTATTGGACTAAAATGCATGATTATTGATTATGAAGTGTACACAGGAGGCAATCAAAAGATAATTAATTTTAggggaagtgtttcctgtggACGAGTAGGACTTCTCCATGTGCACAGGGGCTAATGGAAGCTTACGAGGAAGCATCAATAGGAATGATATTTTACATTTCATGGGAAGCAGGGTGATCATTTCACACCCCTATGTATATGGGCATAAGAGCCACACTCTCACAAAAATCATTTTCCATTAATTCCATGTGATTAGAAAATTGGTATTAAGGTTTTGAATGTTACATGTTTTTGAAAATGAATGTTGGTTGGTAAATTTCCATGGTAGAGGCTAAGGTGGTTGTGGACCTGTGGCTTTGATTGATTTGTTCACTTTTATCCTGTTATCTTTCTTTGAATTTAGGGCTTTAGGACAAGAAAGCACTTCATCACTAGCTAATATGGTTTGATAGTTTGATTGATTTGCTCAAGGGGTTACAAATATAATAATTACTTGTACTTTTTACCAGAGAACCCACCGCCACCAAATACTCTACCCCAAGGTCATCAATGTATGAAAGCTCTAAATAGGGGAGAGGTTAGAACAGAAAAGAGATCAACTTTCCATCACCCAAAGTGAAGCGAAGACAGAATCTCTTCACTAATGATGAAAATTTCACGATAAATTACTTGAAACCCTTATCGACCAGAAACAAAAGTGATTATGCTATAGATAAGGGTTTAATTAGTTAACGATATCAACATCAATATCGATCACATTCATAGAGACAGGTTTATACGGGATGAAAACATCATTtttcatcaaaaataaaatattcataTTATATCGACCCGTATTAAtcaagtattgatattggtcacATTACGGCATCACCACAATGTGTAATGACTTGACCAGACACCAGATCGTCAATCAAGCAAGAATCTGAAGGAGAATGCTTTAAGATAGACTAGAGAAGAATTAACTATAGTTAGGGAAGATCCAAAGTTTACTTGGGAAGGATAGCCTTAATTGCAGTAGCTGGAGACTGGAGACTGGAGAGGACCAACGCTTACCTGAAAAGAAGTTGACGTAGTcgccattttttttctctgctccttaaattaaatttcaaagaaaaatataagtAGAAACAATTGGAAAACGAAAAATACAAAACATATTCCAGGAAATTTTAATCATGTTCAGAATAGATTCTAGGCCGGTCTAGAAGGCAAAACAGCCAATGGATTTGTTTTGGTATGGGCTACAAAAGACAAAGGTTTTAGAAATTAAAGAGTTCTAGAAGAACCCTTGCCTAATATTccaaattatgaaaaattaatTGACACCGTTTCTACTAGCTAGAGGATTTCCTATTCTGCAAAGACTTCCAAGTCTCCGGCTCTTCAATTCAATCGTCCATTAGGTCAGTCTCACAAAGCTATCAATCACCTTCTTCACCAAACCATATCCTTCATCATAGCTGGAAAACATTTTTGGAATTTTGATAAGAATTAATTATGAGATAATTTCTAGTTAAACATGAGAcattaaggctgcatttggtatatGCATTGTTGGAATGTATTCTAAAGTCAATATATAATTAATGCATTCTAAAAAATATACCTAATGCAACCTTTATTTTAAAAAGTGCAGGAATGATTTCAAACTCTTTCAAAGTatagttgtttatttttttaatagccATGATTTAAAGTTGAGATTTTCAAGATAAGGGGCACGTGAGACTTACAAAATATTGAGATTGAGAATGTGATATGCCAAATATACGTTAGATAAATAGTGGGTCAAAATATATGAGATCATGGATAGAAAACTAAGATTGCATTTGATATGAATTCTTGGAATAGACTATCGACATAGAATACATATAAAATGCAATCTGTAAGTATTATTAATTCTTCACACAATaattgaaacatttttttattgaaagatTTAATTGGTATTAGTACTTGGTCATGTGTGTCCTTCACCCCTTGCCAGTTCATCAAGCTTTGTAAGCCCATAGCTTGAGTAAtcaacattatttttttttcctgttaagGGAGTAATcaacggaaaaaaatcgtctgcaattctgatctcgtacaattccgtgcaataccaccttcaaagggtgacacgtgtattgataccaatgcaatggtccagatctgatttaaatgcctctttactgatttaatgttttattagttctaccagatctggaccattgtattggtatcaatacacctGTCACCGTttaaaggtggtattgcacggaattgtacgagatcggaattgtagacgatttcaacccgtaaTCAACCTGATGagcttaggctatgtttggtagccaagagaagaaaagaaaagaaaagaaaagaaaagaacggaaaaaagaatttagaaaagagaagaaaagaaatgaaatgataagaaaataaaaagattatgtaTGTTTAGttctcaagagaagaaaagaaaaaaattcaaaattttttgaattttaagagagagatagacacataggaaatcaatttgtaatcattattttttgtcttattattttttcatattttttcatgttttcttgtgtttttggcaaaaaaaaaatttgggagagcaaaaaaaaacttcacaattctcaagaagaattttgaatttgaaaaaaaagaatcttctcttgggtgaagataTATCAagtgtaaagaaaaattcttcacccaaataaaaaatgtgcaaaatgtgtacttttttttttttcttttctttggctaccaaacacagcctaattGGTCATATGGTCCTCACAACTCACTGAATCAACAATCATGcggttgagaaaaaaaaaacttgatgattgatgatgggCCCATGGACCCATcattgtaaaaaagaaaaaaaaagaagtgtaaAAACAGGTTAGCATTAAATGTTGGCCTttaaagtcaaaattcaaaaaggTTAACAATAATTCCaacattttttaattattataaaaatttagttttttttttaaaaagggaagggtaaaaatgtcttTCTATTCATAGACACCGACCTGGGAATCAGAATAACACGTACTTTATATATGGCCAAAAGCTTTAAGACTTCTTACATGtcgaggaaagagaaaaatatcagGAGAGagtgaaaaagaagggaaaaaagacaTACAtctgtctctcttctctctctctacaattttgGTATATAGAGAGTGGTTGGCGATTGAATTATTTGTTGGTCTCTCGTCCCATCCCACTCAGCCCTTCTTCCAAGTCTTCTACCCCTTCCTCCCATTCCCACAAACATCACAACCACCACCCCATCAGCAGTAATCTGAGATTTAATTTCCCACCTAGCAGAAGGAGAGATTCAAGTTTAAACgaagaagaaattaaacaagAACATGGCTAGGCAGAAGGTGATCTTGTCGTGGAAGTCCCTGATCCCAAGCTGTTACAAGGGCAGAAGCCAGTCTGAGCGAAAGAGAAGGGTAACCAAACAAGTCTCCTTCCAAAGGCTATCTATGTCGGACTACCTCAGCAACCCAGGATCTCCACTTTCCTTCGAAGATCTCTCCAACTGTCCCATCACCAATAGTCTTCAAATCTTCACGCTTGCAGAGCTAAGGACCATCACACAGAACTTCTCAAAGAGCAATTTCCTTGGTGAAGGAGGGTTCGGCCCTGTTCACAAAGGGTTCATCGATGAAAGTATCAAATCTGGGCTTAGACCCCAGAAAGTGGCTGTTAAGCACTTGGACTTGGATGGTTTACAAGGCCATAAAGAGTGGCTGGTGAGGGCAACATTAAGGACTTCATCAAttaattccttcttttttaattaCATGTTCTCTAAACTAATATTCATTCTCCATTGACAACTACAGACGGAAGTTATATTTTTAGGACAATTGAAGCACCCAAATCTTGTAAAGCTAATTGGGTACTGCTGCGAAGAGGAACACAGGCTCCTGGTATATGAATATATGATCCGAGGAAGCTTAGAAAACCAACTCTTCAAAAATCGTAAGTTTAATTTCTCATCTTCCTGATCATCCTCTTTATGTTTGATATTTAATTTTCTATCTCTTTACTTCCCTTTCCCTTCATGCATGGCTCCCTtactcttcaaaaaaaaaaaaaaatcatgcatGCAATATTCTTGTGGGTTAGTACTGGAGTTGGAGAATGGAGAAGCATCAAATGGTTGTGTATTGACCAAGTTACCCCTCAAGAtgctttttttccttctcctcttaTCCTATGATTATTGGACTTTGATAACGGTAAATGTAGAGTTGTCCAAAAGTCCCAATACCTAGGGTTAGAGGAAGGAAGTAAGGAACCATAGTTATGAAGAGTTGGGTTCCTCTCCCTGTGTTAGTGTCGACATCTGTCTTTTCTACTTTCATGAATACATTTTTTTCACCTTTTAAGAGGGTAGAAGGTGTTTGGACAGAAGTTGGCATATAATCCAATTATGCAGATGAATGTACTAGGAGAGGATCCAAACTCAAAGATGACAACTAGCAAAGGACTCTCACCATTTTCACacaatttttagatttttgatATTGATgtgattttaaattttgaaaggaAATTGTGACGCAAGGAGACAACTTTGTAACTTGAAAGACACGGTTCTATTTTTCTAATGAGTATACTTAGCAATAtgcttaattttttattcttttaataagatttttttcttaattattatatattatagAGGGTAGAGAGATTATTAtgtggaagaaagagagagagagagtacatcctaggtattttgtaaaaaataaattatccaTCATTTATTTAGGGGAAAAAGAACGACAAACATGCCCTTCTCTTCATTGTTCATACCGTAGGCCTCACGTTATATACTCCGACATTCATtggaaaaaacaattttttatctAACATATATGATaccaatatataaaattatcttACATATCcctctctttttatttaattatgtatTTGAGAATGAGAAAATGTAGCATGGATGTGACATGTAGATGCTGACCGGGGGCCTTCATTTGTCTAATATAAGAGGAGAAACCTTCCCTCCTGCTTAATTGTGAGAGAGCTAATAAGTAAGAGACTTCGAGGGTTTGATATAAACTAATTATGGTTCAGTTCAACACCTAATACTAGGTTGCGTTTCCTTTAAGGTTACCTAACACGATATTCctaattattttcttcttacttTCACCTTTCTGGGTAATAGTGTATATATTTTATGGGTTATAATCATTTTCGTCCTAGGGTTGGTTCTGACTTATATAAATCTTACAAGTGGATGACAAAGGGAAGAACAACTCGGTGATGCCGCCATTGACCAATTAAGTTGGGGAAaaccattagaaaaaaaaaaaaaaaaaggggttggtATTATTTGGTACCGCGGACCAGGATTCAACTTGCTGCATTCTTTCACCTTAACAAATAATAACTAACCAGTTGACAAATTTTACTTTATAAAGATTAGAGTTTCCCATGGTGTTAGTATGGGAAATTATCTACACACCACACCGACGATAATACACATCATTACCAGACCCTCATGAgtcaaaatgagaaaaagggaGGGTGTAATGTGGCTCTTCATCTCATTATGTGAAAGGACACACCCTTAATTGAGTCCGTATCCTCTACCCATATGGTAACTATCCATTTGAGGTGAAAAATTATCTCCTCATATGAGTAGAGAATCTAGAGTTTCCTTAATCTGTATTTTGGTATCATGTGTCTAGCTCACCTACGCTTACAATGCTTGCCTAACACATGTCCTATCTTTAggggatccggctcctcttcTGAGTGGTGATCGCCCAGAACAACCTATAGCTATTTGGGCGATTAACATGTGTTTAAACAGTGATCCAACGGTTGTGCTCCTACTAACCAGAATAGAGGCGTAGCATTGAGAACCGttggatcattttttttaacacatgTCGATCACCTAAGTAGCTATGGACAAAACCTGAATGATCACTGCTCAATAGGGGATCTCGATCCATCTTCAGGGGCGCAACTGTATGACTTGATCTGATACAACCAATCCATATTGACATCTATGATGACCAATAATAGATACCGTGCAATAAAGCCCTACGAAGGCTTGGCCCCATAGCATGTGTGAAGGATTACATTTATGCCAATAGTAATATAGTACTGTGAGTATTATTAACTGATGAGCAAGGGGTCTGGGGGTAAAATTGCAGGATATACTGAGTGCTTGCCATGGGCAACGAGAATGAAAATTGCACTAGGGGCTGCAGAGGGACTTGTCTTTCTCCATGAAGCAGAGCCTCCTGTAATATACCGTGATTTTAAAGCATCAAATATCTTGCTGGACTCTGTaagtttctcttcttcatcatctctctcccctgatcttaattttctttcttaatttgtgattaatttttctttttctcatctttttctctctGTGTCTCTAGGATTACACGGCCAAGCTCTCTGATTTTGGGCTAGCTAAGGACGGTCCAGAAGGAGATAACACACATGTTTCTACTCGGGTTTTGGGCACACATGGCTACGCTGCTCCTGAATATATTATGACTGGTACTGTACCTTTCACCCTCTCCACTCCTCTTCTTTCATTAAAAGGTTGAATGATCTCCCTTGATCTCGGTCAAGTTGTAATATCCATCGGTTAAATTTAAGACAATATATCAGAGGATATCGTATTGTATTAGAGATACGTTAAGATATGCTAAAaattaaggattaaagtatcagtatcgagtatcgaagatactttaaATCATGATCTCGAATTTAGATATTGATATTGGATTGGCCTTTATAGTTTTAGGAGGGTCATTCAATCTCACCATGGTTtaagaaattggaattgaatagGCTGATTCGGATCGGAGTCTACCGAAGCTGATCCTAATTCAGAATGTGTGATTCACATTAGGGTTCAGCGTGATCTGACCGATTCCAGCCGATTCTTGATCAATTCCAGTCGATTCGGATTGAAATATTATCCGATTCAAATACTGTTTCCTTGTTTTAACACCCtgaatcatttttcttttcaggtCATTTGACGGCAATGAGCGACGTTTACAGCTTTGGAGTTGTACTGCTGGAGCTACTAACAGGGAGACGATCTGTGGATAAGAGACGTCCCGTGAGAGAAAAGAACCTTGTGGAATGGGCCAAGCCTTACCTGAACGATGCCCGAAAGCTGAACCGGCTGATGGACCCTAGGCTAGATGGGCAATACTCTTTGAAGGGGGCTCAGAAGGCAGCCCAATTAGCTTATCAATGCTTGAGGGACAACCCAAAGTACAGACCATCGATGAGCACAGTGGTCAAGACTCTGGAGCTAATACAAAACTTTGATGACATTCCGGTTGGACCATTTGTTTTCACAGTGGTCCAATCTCCGACCAAAGACAAGCCGGATACTGAACCAGAAAAGGATGAGAAAGGcaagaataataataaagagataGTAGAGGAAACTGAAGCaccaaaagaagatgaagatgaagcaaAAGAAGCAACAAAGGAAGATGAAttagatgaggaagatgatgaagatgagaaagaggagaagaggcagcagcagcagcaacgcTGGCGAAGCAAGCGTGGCCATCGACATCGCTCCACCATATCTGCGGTTCATTCTGAAACTTCACTTCACAAGTATTTTAACAGTGGGGGCTTGAACTCACCAAGGCTTAGCAACCGAGGAAGCAAAGAGGAATTGGTTCACCGGTACTCCATATCTCCAGTCAATTCCGATACCTCACTCCACAAGTATTTCAGCCATAATGACTTGAAATCACCTAAGAGTAGCAACCGAGAAGACAAGGAGGGAGTAGTTTTTCAGTAGGATTAATTAAAGCTTCATtccaccaaaacaaaaaaaattaaagcttTACAATGTGCATGGTAGTGCatatagaattttattttcttcaaagTCTTGTACAAATGAACTTCAAGATTTCATTCCCTCTTTTATTCCACAAGGAATTTAAGTACTATTGTTGAGCACTATTAATGCTTACATCCACCCAGCGATCCAAGAGAATCAGAAAAGTTTCTATGGGGGGATCATTGCCAGTGTGCCAGTGTGCCAGTGTGGGGCTAATGGGAGCATGCCCACGGGCATCCAATAAAGGGGTGGGCTGGTCATTTCGGTTGGCTAGTATTCTCTTTCCCAATTTCcgttaaataataataaaaaaaagttatacACCTCTCTCCACTTCACTATGCAGTTTTTTTACTGGGATTTTCTTCGAAGACAATTtataaacaccaaaaaaaaaactagttttCATATAATTACAATTCTACCCATGTACATGTAATAgcctataatatatatatatatatatttttaaaagaaacTAGAAACCATATGATACaatataggggaaaaaaaaaatccacaaactGTCCAtatgtggaattttttttttttggtaatgaaaatgggtgctccatggtagtgaccatAGCCCCCAGGACAAGCCCCCCGTATGGCAAACAGCGTTTCCGCAGGACCAATGGATAATAGTAGGCATGTCAAGATTCAAAGTCTCGAACCCACAATCAGTCAACTCAAGCAGTGATGGATTGagagcattttcaccactaggctaccaaccccattggtcaTTGTGTGGATTTTTTCTCATACcttctcaagaaaaaaaaagtgtggaCCTCAtatcttgtttttatttttatctattttggtgGTATGGGATCCACATGGATTGATACCTTTTCAGACCACTCATTGGTGGCAGTGTACCAGTTTCTTCCACAAAACATATTTTAGTTTAATAATCACTGTATTGTTTGGACCtatcccaaagaaaaaaaattgtatgaaTTATTaataaggttttaaaacttgggatcaatGTCACCTGATATCCATCGTCATCATACTAGATTGGACAGATTTATCcctatttaaaaattaaataataaataataataataagattgGTTTTTTGGACCACTTTACCTTCATACTTTATCAATGGATTGGTTaggattggggtttttctctaccaatatcaatatgatcgaatccaatttttaaaactatgattATGAAGAATAAAAGACACAAACCCCAGCAAAATTCCGTTCAATCAAAATAATTCTATCAACAATAATAAAGATCTAGCTGTGGATTCTGTATAATGGATTCTCTCATGAGTTTTACAGTGATAAAAGTCTAAGGTTATCTGTCTTTCCACAGGTATTTAAGGTTCTACAATACTCTTCTAAATTAAAATCTTGTATACTGGAAACTGTAGGTGAATTGTAAATTGCAGGTAGAATTGTTCTAACAAAtactttttctttaaaaaaataaaggtgattaAGTAGTTACCATGGATGGATAAGACAAGCACCTACCACACTAAAGGGCCAAGTTCAAATGTCATCATAAAATTGAATTGGGATGTTAGTTGAGAAGTCCCAATACTTCTTCAGTAGCTCAGCAACCAGCTTCTAGAGTCTGGTCTGGCGGCAAATTCTATTACTTTTAACTGTTAATGGGTT is drawn from Macadamia integrifolia cultivar HAES 741 chromosome 7, SCU_Mint_v3, whole genome shotgun sequence and contains these coding sequences:
- the LOC122083347 gene encoding serine/threonine-protein kinase RIPK-like; the encoded protein is MARQKVILSWKSLIPSCYKGRSQSERKRRVTKQVSFQRLSMSDYLSNPGSPLSFEDLSNCPITNSLQIFTLAELRTITQNFSKSNFLGEGGFGPVHKGFIDESIKSGLRPQKVAVKHLDLDGLQGHKEWLTEVIFLGQLKHPNLVKLIGYCCEEEHRLLVYEYMIRGSLENQLFKNRYTECLPWATRMKIALGAAEGLVFLHEAEPPVIYRDFKASNILLDSDYTAKLSDFGLAKDGPEGDNTHVSTRVLGTHGYAAPEYIMTGHLTAMSDVYSFGVVLLELLTGRRSVDKRRPVREKNLVEWAKPYLNDARKLNRLMDPRLDGQYSLKGAQKAAQLAYQCLRDNPKYRPSMSTVVKTLELIQNFDDIPVGPFVFTVVQSPTKDKPDTEPEKDEKGKNNNKEIVEETEAPKEDEDEAKEATKEDELDEEDDEDEKEEKRQQQQQRWRSKRGHRHRSTISAVHSETSLHKYFNSGGLNSPRLSNRGSKEELVHRYSISPVNSDTSLHKYFSHNDLKSPKSSNREDKEGVVFQ